A region of Anopheles merus strain MAF chromosome 2R, AmerM5.1, whole genome shotgun sequence DNA encodes the following proteins:
- the LOC121587854 gene encoding small G protein signaling modulator 2-like — protein MFPEINPPRKMSFQADPVDFKEKLIAAVKKEVKQVMEEAVTKKYIHEESCSVTALCAAVEACLSQGLRRRALGLFKTSSTTALLHKVAKHCPEAACISRKVQDIENSDPNKRSSSSSDSTNKPPILKKGSSNSVSTTTPPQTPPVVKYLWIRLALYEKKLSRIIDHLVSNATRYYERDSLVADPDYGSILSSLLVGPCALDYSRAKTADHFWTDPPADELVQRHRISSSNPTPPAYRRPMLNFKRSLHTSSEEGSMASFKSNSLASASKDYVESLHQNSRATLLYGKNNVLVLPKDVSEPMPGYLSLHQTVQSLTIKWTPNQLMNGYTESENIDKSSYWAYALNVNVDEIVYVHCHQARGGDTGGTIILVGQDGVQRPPIHFPEGGHMAAFLSCLETGLLPHGQLDPPLWSQRGIGRIFPWPQKSRRRPLPSLLETNDEMPIDYVFRVVNKGNTDEFLATHSILELGRTSPRYRAQLSSCSTNESSDCSSKSLSIDAMSIDSPNPQTTQSTSIALVCSTMKRQIISRAFYGWLAYCRHLSTVRTHLSGLVNGRITPETGAEQGLTRSRWESLHDGNGVVADDQEVYRLVYYGGVEHDIRKEVWPYLLGHYSFGSTPDERAELDETAKHYYETTMSEWLAVEAIVRQRDKEKTAVAVAKLSSGSGSMENRSKTLDQDADGEQGEGGEDEEEEMENEVFEENGFSDMSEPEVEGEERSDAQVQLTKDTITLPVVAQDALTVETAGGAGAAESADREEEQEQDFDSNKSSPSDSSYATVGNDFIDVADIISPMGEEDSGGARSLGAVERMQEGEDEDGVTSGEGGAEPDEEEDEPDSPKSLEQPRAVIVTDASIDVTMLLPGEVRELNNNHTLSTLAEEGGNQQQPALDSLQEPKSACVSPASSNGGIYSSELLESFGLNLHRIEKDVQRCDRNYWYFANENLDKLRNVICTYVWEHLDVGYMQGMCDLVAPLLVIFDDESLSYGCFCRFMERMIENFPNGGAMDMHFANMRSLIQILDSEMYDLMHAHGDYTHFYFCYRWFLLDFKRELIYADIFSVWEVIWAAKHVASAHFVLFLALALLETYRDIILSNSMDFTDIIKFFNEMAERHNTPSVLKLARSLVLQLQTIIENK, from the exons CACTGTCCCGAGGCGGCCTGCATCAGTAGGAAGGTGCAGGACATCGAAAACAGTGACCCGAACAAACGATCCTCGTCCAGCAGCGACAGCACAAACAAGCCGCCGATCCTGAAGAAGGGCAGCAGCAACTCGGTCTCGACCACGACACCACCACAGACACCGCCAGTCGTCAA ATATCTCTGGATCCGGTTGGCACTGTACGAGAAGAAGCTGTCCCGCATCATCGACCATCTCGTGTCGAACGCAACGCGCTACTACGAGCGCGATTCACTCGTCGCCGATCCGGACTACGGCTCGATACTGAGCTCGCTGCTCGTTGGGCCCTGTGCGCTCGACTACTCGCGCGCCAAAACTGCCGACCACTTCTGGACCGATCCGCCGGCCGACGAGCTCGTGCAGCGGCACCGTATCAGCTCGAGCAATCCGACGCCCCCGGCGTACCGGCGCCCGATGCTGAACTTCAAGCGCAGCCTCCACACCAGCTCCGAGGAGGGCAGCATGGCGTCGTTCAAGTCGAACAGTCTGGCGTCCGCCTCGAAGGACTACGTGGAATCGTTGCATCAGAACTCGCGCGCCACCCTACTGTACGGCAAGAACAATGTGCTCGTGCTGCCG AAGGACGTTAGCGAACCAATGCCCGGCTATCTCAGCCTGCATCAGACGGTACAATCGCTCACGATCAAGTGGACGCCGAACCAGCTGATGAACGGGTACACCGAGTCGGAGAACATCGACAAAAGCTCGTACTGGGCGTACGCGCTGAACGTGAACGTGGACGAGATCGTGTACGTGCACTGCCATCAGGCGCGCGGTGGCGACACCGGCGGCACCATCATCCTCGTCGGCCAGGACGGTGTCCAGCGACCGCCGATACACTTCCCGGAAGGTGGCCATATGGCGGCATTTTTGAGCTGTCTCGAAACAG GTCTTCTCCCACACGGGCAGCTGGATCCGCCACTGTGGTCCCAGCGGGGCATTGGACGCATCTTCCCCTGGCCGCAGAAGTCGCGCCGCCGACCGCTTCCATCGCTGCTCGAGACGAACGACGAGATGCCGATCGATTACGTGTTCCGTGTGGTCAACAAAGGCAACACGGATGAGTTCT TGGCAACACATTCCATACTGGAGCTGGGGCGCACCAGTCCCCGCTACCGTGCCCAGCTGAGCAGCTGCTCAACGAACGAAAGTAGCGACTGCTCCAGCAAAAGCCTCTCGATCGACGCCATGTCCATTGACAGTCCGAAT CCCCAGACAACCCAATCCACGAGCATTGCGCTCGTTTGCAGCACGATGAAGCGGCAGATCATTTCGCGCGCCTTCTACGGCTGGCTGGCGTACTGTCGCCATCTGTCCACCGTCCGCACCCATCTGTCCGGGCTGGTGAACGGGCGCATCACGCCGGAAACCGGGGCCGAGCAGGGGCTGACGCGATCGCGCTGGGAAAGCCTGCACGACGGCAACGGTGTCGTGGCGGACGATCAGGAGGTGTACCGGTTGGTGTACTACGGCGGCGTCGAGCACGACATCCGGAAGGAGGTGTGGCCGTACCTGCTCGGCCACTACAGCTTCGGCAGCACGCCGGACGAGCGGGCCGAGCTGGACGAGACGGCCAAACACTACTACGAAACGACCATGAGCGAATGGCTGGCGGTGGAAGCGATCGTGCGCCAGCGGGACAAGGAGAAGACGGCGGTGGCCGTGGCGAAGCTGAGCTCGGGCAGCGGCAGCATGGAAAACAGGAGCAAAACGCTCGACCAAGACGCCGACGGTGagcagggggaggggggggaggacgaggaggaagagATGGAAAACGAGGTGTTCGAGGAGAACGGCTTCTCCGACATGTCCGAGCCGGAGGTGGAGGGCGAGGAGCGGTCGGACGCGCAGGTGCAGCTGACGAAGGACACGATCACGCTGCCGGTGGTGGCGCAGGACGCCCTCACCGTCGAGACGGCCGGGGGTGCGGGCGCCGCAGAGTCGGCCGATCGCGAAGAGGAACAGGAGCAAGACTTTGACAGCAACAAGAGTTCGCCGTCTGACTCGTCGTACGCGACGGTTGGCAACGATTTCATCGACGTGGCGGACATTATCTCGCCGATGGGCGAGGAGGACTCGGGGGGCGCTCGATCGCTCGGGGCGGTAGAGCGCATGCAGGAGGGCGAAGACGAGGATGGGGTTACATCGGGCGAGGGGGGCGCGGAgccggacgaggaggaggacgaacCGGACTCGCCGAAGTCGCTCGAGCAGCCGCGCGCCGTCATCGTGACCGATGCGTCGATCGACGTGACCATGCTGCTGCCGGGCGAGGTGCGCGAGCtgaacaacaaccacacgctGTCGACGCTGGCGGAGGAGGGgggcaaccagcagcagccggcgcTGGACTCGCTGCAAGAGCCCAAATCGGCCTGCGTGTCACCGGCCAGCTCGAACGGGGGCATCTATAGT AGCGAGCTACTGGAATCGTTCGGGCTGAACCTCCATCGCATCGAGAAGGACGTCCAGCGGTGCGACCGTAACTACTGGTACTTTGCCAACGAAAACTTGGACAAGCTGCGCAATGTCATTTGCAC ATACGTCTGGGAGCATCTGGACGTGGGGTACATGCAGGGCATGTGCGATCTCGTCGCTCCACTGCTGGTCATCTTCGACGATGAGTCGCTGAGCTACGGCTGCTTTTGCCGCTTCATGGAGCGCATGATTGAAAACTTCCCGAACGGCGGTGCGATGGATATGCACTTTGCTAACATGAG ATCGCTGATACAGATCCTGGACTCGGAAATGTACGATCTGATGCACGCGCACGGTGACTACACGCACTTCTACTTCTGCTATCGCTGGTTCCTGCTCGACTTCAAGCGCGAGCTGATCTACGCCGACATCTTCTCCGTGTGGGAGGTGATCTGGGCGGCCAAGCACGTCGCGTCCGCACACTTTGTGCTGTTTCTGGCGCTGGCCCTGCTCGAGACGTACCGTGACATCATCCTGTCGAACAGTATGGATTTTACGgacattattaaatttttcaacG AAATGGCCGAACGGCACAACACACCCTCCGTTTTGAAGCTGGCCCGAAGCTTGGTGCTACAGCTGCAAACGATCATTGAAAACAAGTAA
- the LOC121587856 gene encoding elongation of very long chain fatty acids protein AAEL008004-like: MALIIRSIYSGYSYLVDKTDERVVELPLLRSVWTVPLITGAYLYFVLDLGPKLMANRKPFEMRRFLCAYNLAQVAANVWTFAMGVRYLQTYNFSFVCQPLRLDRSDQSMDEMYLAYAYFLLKVLDLADTVFFVLRKKQSHVTFLHVYHHTIMALSASLFLRYLSGGHCFMLGMLNTLVHAVMYFYFFLTIYRPEAVRGASWKRYVTLLQMAQFAYNVVHFFRPIVLGVDCGYPRAVMWFVGMQNIFMLLMFSDFYRRAYLRNPKAAAHAN, from the exons ATGGCGTTGATCATACGCTCGATCTACAGCGGGTACAGCTACCTCGTGGACAAAACAG ATGAGCGGGTGGTGGAACTGCCGCTGCTGCGTTCCGTCTGGACGGTTCCGCTGATAACGGGTGCGTACCTGTACTTTGTGCTCGATCTCGGCCCCAAGCTGATGGCCAACCGGAAGCCGTTCGAGATGCGCCGCTTCCTTTGCGCCTACAATCTGGCCCAGGTCGCTGCCAACGTGTGGACATTCGCGATG GGCGTACGGTACCTGCAGACGTACAACTTCTCCTTCGTCTGTCAGCCGCTGCGCCTGGACCGTAGCGACCAATCGATGGACGAGATGTACCTGGCCTACGCGTACTTCCTGCTCAAGGTCCTCGATCTGGCCGATACCGTGTTCTTCGTGCTGCGCAAGAAACAATCGCACGTGACGTTTCTGCACGTGTACCATCACACGATCATGGCGCTGTCGGCTTCACTGTTTTTGCGCTATCTGTCCGGTGGGCACTGCTTTATGCTCGGCATGCTGAACACGCTCGTGCACGCGGTCATGTACTTTTACTTCTTTCTCACGATCTACCGGCCGGAAGCGGTGCGCGGTGCGAGCTGGAAGCGGTACGTTACGCTACTGCAGATGGCCCAGTTTGCGTACAATGTGGTTCACTTCTTCCGGCCGATCGTGCTCGGTGTGGACTGTGGGTATCCGCGGGCGGTCATGTGGTTCGTGGGCATGCAGAACATCTTTATGCTGCTGATGTTTAGCGATTTCTATCGGCGGGCGTACCTGCGAAACCcgaaagcagcagcacacgcaAACTGA
- the LOC121590231 gene encoding elongation of very long chain fatty acids protein AAEL008004-like: MTLVLERMYDVYREYMVERRDMRSAHLPLAGSPWPLMLLLATYLYGVLHAGPRFMAQRKAYDLRKVIRVYNIVQVLINSVIFLWIVIKMFVVYRDYNFSCQVCNFTTDYRGMEEMYLSYSYFLLKVLDLADTVFFVLRKKQSHVSFLHVYHHTMMVVGSYFGMLYVPGGHAIMLGIWNTLVHAVMYLYYFVSSYGSQYSGWWKKHLTRMQLLQFVHLAFHFGIPLFFNRECKFPRFWMGVGFLQALFILGLFMDFYIKSYVVKRKEQ, translated from the exons ATGACGCTCGTGCTGGAGCGGATGTACGACGTGTACCGGGAGTACATGGTGGAGCGGCGGGATATGCGCAGCGCCCATCTGCCGCTGGCCGGCAGCCCGTGgccgctgatgctgctgctcgccACCTACCTGTACGGGGTGCTGCACGCGGGCCCTCGGTTCATGGCCCAGCGGAAGGCGTACGATCTGCGGAAGGTGATCCGGGTGTACAACATAGTGCAAGTGCTGATCAACAGTGTCATCTTTCTGTGGATT GTCATCAAGATGTTTGTCGTGTACCGGGACTACAACTTCTCCTGCCAGGTGTGCAACTTCACGACCGACTACCGGGGGATGGAGGAGATGTACCTGAGCTACAGCTACTTCCTGCTGAAGGTGCTCGACCTGGCCGACACCGTGTTCTTCGTGCTGCGGAAGAAACAGTCGCACGTATCGTTCCTGCACGTGTACCATCACACCATGATGGTGGTCGGGTCGTACTTCGGCATGCTGTACGTACCGGGCGGGCATGCCATTATGCTCGGCATCTGGAACACGCTCGTCCACGCGGTCATGTATCTGTACTACTTCGTCTCGTCGTACGGCTCGCAGTACAGCGGCTGGTGGAAGAAGCACCTCACGCGCatgcagctgctgcagttCGTTCACCTCGCGTTCCACTTCGGCATACCGCTGTTCTTTAATCGCGAGTGCAAGTTCCCGCGCTTCTGGATGGGGGTCGGGTTCCTGCAGGCCCTCTTCATCCTCGGCCTGTTTATGGACTTTTACATTAAGTCGTATGTCGTGAAGCGGAAAGAGCAGTAG
- the LOC121590228 gene encoding serine protease inhibitor 77Ba, with product MGAGTAAAATSMKPESKYRFLYLFIRAPDVDVRWPAAAAAGCWLVRHCQCLLFFCRHIMGRFVLECLAVCLLITLVRCQQNGTFTFATSGDGGGARDTPPGVDRLQRSSQKFALQFYQYVTELVDYNPNVTTTNIIVSPFSAWNLLTLITEGASGRTLDELLVALDVQQQEQIRNYYKPFAQSFSLLDRDVQLAAAQYVITDENRPVSKDFESALDNFYSPSVLQPMNFANRSLTYERVNRLVSDATQGQIPKAIEMSDLEDARLIMLSVLFFQGQWTIPFNRSFTTNVPFYDENEQPIGMVEMMFQRGIFPFAGYKELDAQILELPYGANRRLSMLLIMPRKGVPLVEVIRKLAVYGIDRVFDELDRSLVDFDDDEVEVHLPKFEFNSDYNLIPILNQMGVREAFDSGVANFDKISDLNAIYISSVIQQTKIVVNEEGTMTAAVTTGVFANKATPPRFLANRPFGFMIVNRQQRTILFAGQVKRPNLV from the exons ATGGGAGCGGgaaccgccgccgccgccaccagcaTGAAACCGGAATCAAAATACcggtttttgtatttattcatCCGTGCCCCTGACGTTGATGTGAGgtggcctgctgctgctgctgctggttgctgGCTTGTCCGCCACTGCCAGTGTCTGTTATTCTTCTGCAGACACATCATGGGACGGTTTGTGCTCGAGTGTTTGGCGGTTTGTTTGCTGATAACATTAGTGCGCTGCCAACAAAATGGGACCTTTACGTTTGCCACGTcgggcgatggtggtggtgctaggGACACGCCGCCGGGCGTCGACCGATTGCAACGAAGCTCGCAAAAGTTTGCCCTCCAGTTTTACCAG TACGTCACTGAGCTGGTCGACTACAATCCAAACGTAACGACGACAAACATAATCGTGTCACCGTTTTCGGCCTGGAATCTGCTGACCTTGATAACGGAAGGCGCTTCCGGTCGGACACTGGACGAGCTGCTAGTCGCGCTCGacgtgcagcagcaggagcagatCCGTAACTACTACAAACCGTTCGCCCAAAGCTTCAG CCTACTCGATCGAGATGTACAGCTGGCAGCGGCCCAGTACGTCATCACGGACGAAAATCGCCCCGTGTCGAAGGACTTTGAATCCGCTTTGGATAACTTTTACAGCCCCAGCGTGCTGCAGCCGATGAACTTTGCCAACCGCAGCCTAACGTACGAACGGGTGAACCGGCTCGTTTCCGACGCCACGCAAGGACAGATCCCGAAGGCGATCGAAATGAGCGATCTTGAGGATGCGCGACTGATCATGCTTTCGGTGCTGTTCTTCCAAGGACAGTGGACG ATTCCATTCAATCGATCGTTCACCACCAACGTTCCGTTTTACGATGAGAACGAGCAACCGATCGGTATGGTGGAGATGATGTTTCAGAGAGGCATTTTCCCATTTGCCGGGTACAAGGAGCTGGACGCACAGATCCTCGAGCTACCGTACGGTGCGAATCGCCGGCTGAGCATGCTGCTGATCATGCCGCGAAAAGGCGTACCGCTGGTGGAGGTGATCCGTAAGCTGGCCGTATACGGCATCGACCGTGTGTTCGACGAACTCGACCGCAGCTTGGTGGACTTTGACGACGACGAGGTGGAGGTGCATTTGCCCAAGTTTGAGTTTAACTCCGACTACAATCTGATACCGATTTTGAATCAA ATGGGTGTCCGGGAAGCGTTCGACTCCGGTGTGGCCAACTTTGACAAAATATCGGACCTAAACGCAATTTACATTAGCAGCGTTATACAGCAAACCAAAATCGTTGTCAACGAAGAGGGGACGATGACGGCTGCCGTCACGACGGGCGTTTTTGCGAACAAGGCAACGCCGCCACGCTTCTTAGCCAACCGTCCGTTCGGTTTCATGATCGTTAACCGGCAGCAACGGACGATCCTGTTTGCTGGACAAGTGAAGCGACCGAATTTGGTTTAG
- the LOC121590229 gene encoding GPN-loop GTPase 2 has translation MMQSGLVKLRTQTPLYGQLVIGPPGAGKTSYCHKMQQFLEKIGRKAVVVNLDPANDNMEYTSAVDIMQLITVQDAMEQFGLGPNGALIYCVEFLETNFQWLLDQLKGLDCNYFIFDCPGQVELFTHNNALKNIFTKLEQLGYHLCTVHLVESHYCAEPYKFISCLLLSLHTMLQMGLPHVNVLSKADQLREHEAKLPFNVEYYTEVLDLSHLLECMDTSRMGKKFKQLNAAIVSMVEDYSLVSFLLLDTKREQSLLRLKNAIDKANGYVYGAGEEKNINTLLACAVGAETESDRMERDIDPYLS, from the coding sequence ATGATGCAAAGTGGCCTGGTAAAGCTGCGAACACAGACGCCACTCTATGGGCAGCTCGTAATAGGTCCGCCCGGAGCGGGCAAAACAAGCTACTGCCACAAAATGCAACAGTTTCTGGAAAAAATCGGCCGCAAAGCGGTGGTGGTGAACCTAGACCCGGCCAACGACAACATGGAATACACCAGCGCTGTGGACATCATGCAGCTCATCACCGTGCAGGACGCGATGGAACAGTTTGGGCTCGGACCGAACGGAGCCCTGATCTACTGTGTGGAATTCCTCGAGACAAATTTTCAGTGGCTGCTCGATCAGCTCAAGGGCCTCGACTGCAACTACTTCATCTTCGATTGCCCGGGCCAGGTGGAACTGTTTACGCACAACAATGCGCTGAAGAATATTTTCACCAAGCTCGAGCAGCTCGGATACCATCTCTGCACCGTGCATCTGGTCGAGTCGCACTACTGTGCGGAACCGTACAAATTCATCTCCTGCTTGTTGCTCTCCCTGCACACCATGCTACAGATGGGCCTACCGCACGTGAATGTACTGAGCAAAGCGGACCAGCTGAGAGAGCACGAGGCGAAGCTTCCGTTCAATGTGGAGTACTACACGGAGGTGCTGGACCTTAGCCACCTGCTGGAATGCATGGACACGAGCCGGATGgggaagaaattcaagcagcTAAATGCGGCCATCGTGTCCATGGTGGAGGATTACAGCCTGGTGTCGTTTCTGCTGCTCGACACCAAGCGTGAGCAAAGTTTGCTGCGGCTTAAGAACGCGATCGACAAAGCGAATGGATACGTGTACGGTGCGGGAGAGGAGAAGAACATCAACACACTGTTGGCGTGTGCCGTTGGAGCGGAAACCGAGTCGGATCGAATGGAGCGAGACATCGACCCGTACTTAAGTTAA
- the LOC121590230 gene encoding alpha-soluble NSF attachment protein, which yields MADNEQKAMQLIAEAEKKLNSSKSFFGSLFGGGSNKVEEAVECYQRAANMFKMAKKWSQAGSAFCEAANLHAKAGSRHDAATNYVDASNCYKKTDPNEAVNCLLKAIDIYTDMGRFTMAAKHHQSIAEMYENEANDLQRAVQHYEQAADYFKGEESTSSANKCMLKVAQYAAQLEDYEKAIQIYEQVAGSCLDSSLLKYSAKEYFFRAALCHLSVDLLNAQHAMEKYAQQYPAFQDSREYKLVKTLCEHLEEQNVDGFTEAVKEYDSISRLDQWYTTILLRIKKQANDNPDLR from the exons ATGGCCGACAACGAGCAGAAAGCGATGCAGCTGATTGCGGAAGCGGAGAAAAAACTGAACTCGTCCAAAAGTTTCTTCGGCTCGCTATTCGG TGGCGGTTCGAACAAGGTCGAAGAGGCCGTAGAATGTTACCAGCGGGCGGCAAATATGTTTAAGATGGCTAAGAAATGGAGCCAGGCCGGATCGGCCTTCTGTGAGGCGGCCAACCTGCACGCCAAGGCGGGCAGCCGACACGACGCGGCCACCAACTACGTGGACGCCTCGAACTGCTACAAGAAA ACCGACCCAAATGAAGCGGTCAACTGTCTGCTGAAGGCAATCGACATTTACACCGATATGGGCCGGTTCACGATGGCTGCGAAGCATCATCAGAGCATCGCGGAAATGTacgaaaatgaagcaaacgatTTG CAAAGGGCGGTGCAGCACTACGAACAGGCGGCCGATTATTTCAAGGGCGAAGAATCCACCAGCTCGGCCAACAAGTGCATGCTGAAGGTGGCCCAGTACGCGGCCCAGCTGGAGGACTACGAGAAAGCGATACAGATCTACGAGCAGGTGGCCGGCTCGTGCCTCGACAGCTCGCTGCTGAAGTACAGCGCCAAAGAGTACTTCTTCCGTGCGGCCCTGTGCCATCTGAGCGTGGATCTGCTGAACGCTCAGCACGCGATGGAGAAATACGCACAACAGTACCCGGCATTCCAGGACTCGCGAGAATACAAGCTAGTGAAG ACGCTCTGCGAACATTTGGAGGAACAAAACGTGGATGGGTTCACTGAAGCGGTCAAGGAGTACGACAGCATCTCCAGGCTGGACCAGTGGTACACCACGATCCTGTTGCGAATCAAGAAGCAGGCCAACGACAATCCGGATCTGCGATAA
- the LOC121590227 gene encoding glycoprotein 3-alpha-L-fucosyltransferase A: protein MMRLSKVSPKKCFFLVLCFAVLILLVFNLRDKDWSTKSPHVLYARDEYQLEEANVRHEPSVTTVELAEVADQHGPGRDRGNNDDPFDYGRARSGELAKGEALTATDLPWYFSQGMRYPKPARRNRKTNKRLARLLPSETARGDRISNQLMFVPPNYETIKRKGKLKTILLYNGLSPWNVKAGRDVFLSSKCPVSTCSITAQREKASTADLVLYKDHYIPPSVPRSPYQIYMMYFLECPYHTQHVKYPDVFNWTATYRKDSDIVAPYEKWEYFDPRIRQVEQDRNYALNKTRKVAWFVSNCGARNGRLQYAHELQKYIQVDIYGACGTFKCSRSTAERCFEILDRDYKFYLAFENSNCKDYITEKFFVNALTRNVLPIVMGARPEDYEASSPQKSYIHVDEFGSPKELAEYLHLLDRNDELYNSYFKWKGTGEFINTYYWCRVCAMLHDEASFRRPKSYDDINEWWRGPGVCTNGSWRNFRARNPEKPMVADSR, encoded by the exons ATGATGAGACTTTCGAAGGTGTCGCCTAAAAAGTGtttctttcttgttttatgtttcgccGTACTGATATTATTAGTGTTTAATTTAAG ggATAAAGATTGGAGTACCAAATCGCCACATGTGCTATACGCGAGAGATGAATACCAGCTGGAGGAGGCGAACGTCCGGCACGAG CCTTCCGTCACCACCGTGGAGCTGGCGGAGGTGGCCGACCAGCACGGACCGGGCCGGGACCGCGGGAACAACGACGACCCGTTCGACTACGGACGGGCGCGGTCGGGCGAGCTGGCGAAGGGTGAGGCGCTGACCGCGACCGATCTGCCTTGGTACTTCTCCCAGGGCATGCGGTACCCGAAGCCGGCGAGGCGCAACCGCAAAACGAACAAGCGGCTGGCCCGGCTGCTGCCGAGCGAGACGGCACGGGGCGATCGCatcagcaaccagctgatgttCGTACCGCCCAACTACGAGACAATCAAGCGGAAGGGCAAGCTGAAAACGATCCTGCTGTACAACGGGCTCAGCCCGTGGAACGTGAAAGCCGGGCGGGACGTGTTTCTCAGCTCCAAGTGTCCCGTTTCCACCTGCAGCATTACGGCGCAGCGGGAAAAGGCCTCGACGGCCGATCTGGTGCTGTACAAGGACCACTACATACCGCCGTCGGTGCCGCGATCGCCGTACCAGATTTACATGATGTACTTTCTCGAGTGCCCGTACCACACGCAGCACGTGAAGTATCCGGACGTGTTCAACTGGACCGCCACGTATAG GAAAGACAGCGATATTGTCGCACCGTACGAAAAGTGGGAATACTTCGATCCTCGCATAcggcaggtggagcaggaTCGCAACTACGCGCTCAACAAGACGCGCAAGGTGGCCTGGTTCGTTTCCAACTGTGGCGCGCGCAACGGGCGCCTCCAGTATGCCCACGAGCTCCAGAAGTACATTCAG GTCGATATCTATGGCGCCTGCGGGACGTTCAAGTGCTCCCGCAGCACGGCGGAACGGTGCTTCGAGATACTGGACCGTGACTACAAGTTCTACCTTGCCTTCGAGAACTCCAACTGCAAGGACTACATCACGGAGAAGTTCTTCGTCAATGCCTTAACGCGCAACGTGCTGCCGATCGTGATGGGCGCCCGGCCCGAGGACTACGAGGCGAGCTCGCCCCAAAAGTCCTACATCCACGTGGACGAGTTCGGCTCGCCGAAGGAGCTGGCCGAGTATCTGCACCTGCTCGACCGGAACGACGAGCTGTACAACTCGTACTTCAAGTGGAAGGGTACGGGCGAGTTCATCAACACGTACTACTGGTGCCGGGTCTGCGCCATGCTGCACGATGAGGCCTCCTTCCGGCGGCCCAAATCGTACGACGACATCAACGAGTGGTGGCGCGGACCGGGCGtctgcaccaacggctccTGGCGCAATTTCCGGGCGCGCAATCCCGAGAAACCAATGGTGGCCGACAGCCGATGA